A region from the Malus domestica chromosome 07, GDT2T_hap1 genome encodes:
- the LOC114825743 gene encoding putative disease resistance protein At3g14460 — MPPHMDKLKDLHTLSDFVVGKQTAPSIVVLKELQIVGTLAISGLHNIVNSEDAFVANMRNKHLDGLALTWGAETDDSQKDREVLNNLQPHTHLKALSLKFYGGTRFPDWLGDHSFSNLVSLQLEDCKHCCALPPLGQLPSLVTLYVCGLNEVETIGPEFYGNGVSVVMPFRSLSVLFFKDMLGWQEWSHFGSSQEGGAFPHLCQLYLTNCPKLTQKLPEYLPSLTTLEIRRCEQLLGSLPRTRAILEIPSVKDNLCLEEKTSGTNSSLTPFPCDGLADALRVLKIKNCWNLSPLNYCYAFLKTLKIKSSCDSTTSIPLDYFPNVKELKLYDCRNLESLTYSQDSESPTILSLSSLRIFNCPNFISFPDGGLYAPNLIVLNISECDKLRSLPEHMCTSLSSLQAVILEYCSELESFPEGGLPSNLDMLRIFGSKKLIANRMHWGLDRLICLRYLAFSFDECEDVVSFPEEGLLPTILTTLCIFNSPNLKILDSKGFQNLTALQHLFIDGCNELECLPEGLPTSLSHLDINKCPLLTQRCQNEIGEDWPKISHITRVTVDGLDFIN; from the coding sequence ATGCCACCACATATGGATAAGTTGAAGGATCTCCACACATTGAGTGACTTTGTTGTTGGCAAACAAACTGCACCTAGCATTGTAGTGTTGAAAGAGCTTCAGATAGTAGGTACACTTGCTATTTCAGGGCTTCATAATATAGTGAATTCTGAGGATGCTTTTGTTGCCAATATGAGAAATAAGCACCTTGACGGACTAGCTTTGACATGGGGAGCTGAGACCGATGATTCACAAAAAGATAGAGAGGTGCTTAATAATCTCCAGCCTCATACACACCTGAAAGCCCTCAGTCTTAAGTTTTATGGGGGTACAAGATTTCCGGATTGGTTAGGAGATCATTCTTTTTCTAATTTGGTTTCTCTTCAACTCGAAGATTGTAAACATTGTTGCGCCTTGCCACCACTGGGGCAGCTACCCTCCCTCGTCACGCTTTATGTTTGTGGGTTAAATGAAGTGGAGACGATAGGGCCTGAGTTTTATGGTAATGGTGTTTCTGTTGTTATGCCATTTAGATCTCTATCAGTTTTATTCTTCAAAGATATGTTGGGATGGCAAGAGTGGTCTCATTTCGGAAGTAGCCAAGAAGGTGGAGCTTTTCCTCATCTTTGTCAGCTCTATCTGACAAATTGTCCCAAGCTAACACAGAAATTACCTGAGTATCTTCCATCCTTGACTACACTTGAGATAAGGAGATGCGAGCAACTTCTGGGTTCACTTCCAAGAACTCGGGCCATTTTGGAGATTCCTTCTGTGAAAGACAACCTTTGTCTTGAAGAGAAAACTAGCGGTACTAACTCATCTCTTACTCCATTTCCTTGTGACGGTCTGGCTGATGCTTTAAGAgttcttaaaataaaaaactgttgGAACTTATCTCCACTAAATTACTGCTATGCATTCCTTAAAACATTGAAGATAAAGAGTAGCTGTGATTCAACCACATCTATCCCGCTGGACTACTTCCCAAATGTTAAAGAGCTCAAATTATATGACTGTAGGAATCTGGAATCCCTTACTTATTCCCAGGATTCTGAAAGCCCTACAATCCTGTCCCTCAGTTCCTTGAGAATATTTAATTGCCCAAATTTTATATCTTTTCCTGATGGAGGACTGTACGCCCCCAACTTGATAGTGCTTAATATATCTGAATGTGATAAATTGAGGTCATTGCCAGAACATATGTGCACCAGTCTCTCATCTCTTCAGGCTGTAATCCTAGAGTATTGTTCTGAACTAGAGTCATTTCCTGAAGGGGGACTGccttcaaatttggatatgcTGCGTATCTTTGGATCCAAAAAACTCATTGCCAACCGCATGCACTGGGGTCTGGATAGGCTCATCTGTCTCAGATACTTGGCCTTCAGCTTTGACGAATGTGAAGACGTTGTATCATTTCCAGAGGAGGGGCTTCTGCCTACCATTTTGACTACTCTCTGCATCTTCAATAGTCCAAATCTTAAGATCCTGGACTCTAAGGGTTTTCAAAACCTCACCGCTCTTCAACATTTGTTCATTGATGGGTGTAATGAGCTTGAATGCTTGCCAGAAGGCCTTCCCACTTCTCTTTCTCATTTGGATATCAATAAATGTCCTTTGCTGACACAAAGGTGCCAGAATGAGATAGGGGAAGATTGGCCAAAGATTTCTCACATCACTCGTGTAACCGTTGATGGGCTCGATTTCATAAACTGA